The Oceanicaulis alexandrii DSM 11625 genomic interval TTCTGGACGGCCGCGTAGTGCGGCTGGCCAAGGGCGATTTCGACGCTGTGACCGAGTATGGCGACAACCCCGTGGCCGTCGCCGAGCAGTTCAAATCCGCCGGCGCGGACTGGTTGCATCTGGTGGACCTGTCCGGAGCGCGTGACGGCGCGCGGCGTCAGCAGGATCTGGTGCGCGCTATTGCGGGTGTGGGCCTGAAGGTTCAGACCGGCGGCGGCGTGCGGTCGCGTGAGGATGTGGACGCCATTCTGAACGCCGGCGCCAGCCGCGCGGTGATCGGCAGTCTGGCGGTCAGCGATCCGCAGACCGTGATCGGCTGGATTGCGGAATACGGCGCCGAACAGATCGCCGCGGCGTTTGACGTGAAGATCGCGGAGGACGGCGTCGCCTATCCCACGCTCAAGGGCTGGACCGAGCAGTCAGTCACGCCGCTTGCCGATCTTCTGTCTGAATACCGACTGGCGGGGCTGAGCCACGCTCTGGCGACCGATGTGGCGCGCGACGGCATGCTCGAAGGTCCGAACCTGGAGCTTTATGAAGACCTGGCGCAGATCCGGCCTGACATGAACTGGCAGGCGTCGGGCGGGGTTTCGTCGCTGGATGATCTCCGCGCGCTCAAGGCGAACAAACTGTCCGGCGTCATCATCGGGCGGGCGCTGTTTGAAGGCCGCTTTACGCTGGAGGAGGCGCTGGCATGCTAGCGCGCCGTATTATTCCCTGCCTGGACGTGCGCGATGGCCGTGTGGTGAAGGGCGTGAAATTCCAGAACCATGAAGATGTGGGCGGGATCGAGGAGCTGGCGCGTCGCTATGCCCAGGAAGGCGCGGACGAGCTGGTCTTCTACGATATCAGCGCCAGTCCGTCGGGCCGCACGGTGGAGCCGGAATGGGTGGGCCGCGTGGCGCGCCAGATCGACATTCCGTTCTGTGTCGCAGGCGGCATCCGCTCGCTTGAACATGCGCGGGCGCGTCTGTTTGGCGGCGCGGACAAGAT includes:
- the hisA gene encoding 1-(5-phosphoribosyl)-5-[(5-phosphoribosylamino)methylideneamino]imidazole-4-carboxamide isomerase, yielding MIVYPAIDVLDGRVVRLAKGDFDAVTEYGDNPVAVAEQFKSAGADWLHLVDLSGARDGARRQQDLVRAIAGVGLKVQTGGGVRSREDVDAILNAGASRAVIGSLAVSDPQTVIGWIAEYGAEQIAAAFDVKIAEDGVAYPTLKGWTEQSVTPLADLLSEYRLAGLSHALATDVARDGMLEGPNLELYEDLAQIRPDMNWQASGGVSSLDDLRALKANKLSGVIIGRALFEGRFTLEEALAC